From the Thomasclavelia ramosa DSM 1402 genome, the window TCGACATATGTAGGTCCAATTCCTTTTTTAGTCGTTCCAATATTATTAGCTCCACGCCTAGTTTCTTGAATTTCATCGATTTCTAAATGATAAGGTAAGATAACATGAGCCCGATCACTAATCATGATCTTATCAGTGCTAATATTAGCATCATTTAAATATTTCATTTCTTCAAGTAAAGCTTTAGGATTAATTACCATTCCGTTACCTAAAATAACATCATTACCACTAAAAACCCCTGAAGGAATCAAACGTAAAGCAAACTTTTGACCATTAAATTCAATTGTATGCCCGGCATTATTACCACCTTGATATCTAGCAACGATATCTGCTTTTTGAGCCAGGTAATCAGTAATTTTACCTTTACCCTCATCGCCCCATTGACTTCCTACTACAACAACTCCAGCCATTAAATTCACACCTTTCTTATTTACTATTACATTATATACAATAAACTAACAAAATGCATCAATAAATATACATTAATATAATAGTTTGACTAGTTTACAGAATAATTATATTATAGTCTTAGCTATTAGTAAAATTAATATATTATAATTATGATATAAGGAGAACTTATATGTATATCAAACTAGAACAATACAAAATATTCAATGAAGCTGCTACGACCCTATCTTTTTCAATCGCAGCTAGAAATCTTTTTATTTCTCAATCTGCAGTTTCCCAAACAATCAGCAGTATTGAAAAAGAACTACAGACTCAATTATTTATTCGCAATTCTAAAGGTGTTAGTTTAACTAAAGAGGGTAAATTATTACATCAGCAAATTGACAAAGCTTTAGCATTGATTACCGGAGTAGAAAACCAGTTATCAAATTATCATGAATTAAAAGATGGTCAATTAATTATTGGAGCCGGTGATACTTTTAGTGAGTATTTTTTAACTAATTATATCGTTAAATTCAAACAACTATATCCTGGGGTTAAAATCAAAGTAATCAACCGAACCAGTCTAGAAACCCGTGAATTGTTGAAATCTGATCAAATAGATCTCGGTTTTTTAAATCTTCCCATCAAAGATGATTCTTTAGTAATTAAAGAATGCTTCCAAGTTCATGATATTTTTGTTTCTAAAAAGCCTGATAATCATATTTACACCTTCAATCAATTAGCTGATCAGCCCCTAATTCTTTTAGAAAAGTCATCAAATACCCGTAATCGTATCGATAATTACTTTGCTAATAAGGGACTATTATTAAAGCCAACAATTGAACTTGGAGCTCATAATTTATTGTTGGACTTTGCCAGAGCAGGACTAGGAATTTCTTGTGTCATTAAAGAATTCTCCCAAGAATTACTTGATCAAGGGATTCTTCATGAAATAAAAACATCACAACCATTGCCTAAACGCAGTATCGGTTATGCTTATCCAAAACGACGAACTCAATCTGTTGCTACAAACAAATTTATTGAACTAATTGCTAATGATCCAACTTTACATATCTAAAAACGTCACTGATTAATTTAGTGACGTTTTTTATTTATCCTTTTAACCCTCTTGACTGACGTTCCATATCCTCAACAACGATATCATAGATTTCACCAAGTGATGCACAATATTCCAACACTTGCCACGGTTCGTTAGTATGGAAATGAATCTTGATCAACTCATCATCACCAACCGCTAACAAACAATCTCCTTTAAAATGTTCAGTAATGTAATCATTGATAACATCTTCATCGAGATTTTTACCTTCAATCAATAGTTGAGTATCATATCTAAATTCTAGCATCTTATTCTCCTAATTATAACCTGGTTGAGTTAAAAATTTATAAACTCGCTCAATAATTTTTGATTCTAACTTATTATATGATAAAGTTGGATCTTTTAATAAAGGTATTTCGAAAACATCTTTTCGTCCTTGATAATCAATCGTTACTTTAATAATTGATCCTAAAGGATGTTCACGGCAATCGATTAATAAATTCATTGTATCTTCAGTATGGTTGTGACCAAGATTAAAATCATCTCTAAGCGTAAAATTATCACATTCATAAATTGTCCAATAAGATGGCATTATATTTGCTAAGGCCTCTTTTAAATTCTTCTCTTTGATAATATAATCTTTTAAAATCTTTTCAATTTCTGTCTTAATTGGAGCAATTTTTTTATCAGCAGTTTCTTTATCGCTTGCTTTACAACCTAATCGAACCCGCACTGTTTCTTCTGAAGCATAAAGAGCAATACTAACTTCTTCTTGGTGATCAATTAAATCTGCTAAGACCTCATCAACCCGACTTTCCCCTATTCCCATGGTTAGAAAATCATATGTGTAAATAATATCCTGCTTAAATTGACTTAAATAATCTTTTAAAACATGATCAACAACATAAGTCATTTCTTTAGGCGGACCAGGCAAATTAACAATCATCTTTTCATCTTTCGACATTACACAGCCATTTGCTGTCCCTACTTCATTTTCTAAAATATAACAATCTTTAGGAAAAAAAGCTTGTTTAAAATTATTTTCCGGAATATCACCCCATCCCGTTACAAATCGACATTTTTCTTCTACCTTTTTAGCTTCTTCTTCATTATATAATAATTCTAAACCCAAATATTCTGCCGATAATTCTTTTGTTAAATCATCTTGGGTAGGTCCTAATCCCCCAGTCGTAATTACACAATTAGCACCACGTTTAAAAGCTACATCTAGACATTCTTTAAAACGATCATGATTATCACCAACTGTCGTTTGATAGTAAACATTAAACCCCAAGTCTTTACACATTTTTTGAATATAAGTTGCATTAGTATTAACAATTTCTCCTAATAACAATTCTGTCCCAACATTAATTATTTCAACATTCATGAAATTATCCTCCTTAATGATTAACTATATTATAGTTAATTTTAATCATTTTGCTAGTCTTTTAATCATTAAAATTATTTCTTGCATATTTTCCTTCTAGCACCTAAGACCAAAGGTCTAGTTGAATACCAAAATAAACTAACAAAAATGACTAAACAAGCAATAAAAGTTAATTATTAGCTGAATTATTCCTAAATCGAATTCAATATACATATCACTCACTCCCTCGTCAACTTCACTTCAATAGTAATAAAAAATTTCTATCAGCTGACTTAGCATCTCTAAATAATCGTATTTGGCAATAAACTGACTATCACAAAATGCTAAAATAAAATCTTTGATAATAGTACTTTTGAATTCTAATAACCCCTTATCAATAATAGTTGCTATCCTCACTTTCGGACTATCCAAATATTACTTATAGCGATTTACACTCTATAAACGTTTCAGTCCTTCATCATTTCTGACTGCTATGACTTCATCTGATTTCTTGTGATAAATCTTTTTCTATCGATGGTATCATTACTGTTTTTAAAGTTTACTGGACTTCATCGTCCACAAGGCCTCCCGAGGTAAGGCATACATCCTTTTTATCTTCACAGGTTTTTGATTTACTGTCTTGGTTTTACGTTTACCTTTTGGACTTGGTTTGTTCTGCAACCTTGTCCACCATTCAGCCTCATCAAATTTCTTTTCGTAACCTCGAAGATTTTTCCACACCACTTCCTCCGCCCATAGCATCACTACTAACGGCTTGTGGTTCACTACTCTTGGCGGTAAATACCCGTGGTTGGACTTTCACCAGCTAGATGTATGCCATGCTCGACACACAGAAAAAGAAGTCATTGGTTTTACAATCAATAACTTCTTTTTTATATTTTAACTATTGAATCTTAGATAATCCAAGAACAATGATTCCTCCTAAAATAACTGCAATAATTGATGTCACAACTAAACTTAAATTATAACTTACATCAAAAGGAATCAATACTAATGATGAAGCAACGATCAATCCTAAAATCAAACTCAAGAATCCAGCTTTATGAGTTTTAGTGAAATATGAACATAATTTTGCACTAACAACTATTCCTACAGCAATACCAATTGCCATAAATCCTAGCGGCATAATAACATCCAGACTAAAACTAGTAACATTTGCTAGATAAGACTTAAATAGATAATATTCTCCTAAAATTAATAAAACCATACTACCGCTAACACCGGGCATAATCATAGTTGCTCCTGATACGGCACCAATAATTATCATTTTAACAAACAAACCAGCACTTAGAGCAGGAAAATCAGGATTAACAACTACTTTCCCTTCTCCAGGATTTAAAAATTCTAACCCAAAGATAATTGCTAAACCACAAATAAAAGGGATAATTACAAGTTTTTCACCTTTCATTTCCCCTTTTAAAAATAAAGGAATACTAAAAGCAATCAAACCAATAAACCAATAAATCGTCTGCGTTGGATAATATTCAAATAACACTTCCAATATTTTCGCAAATCCAATTATTCCAACTCCAGCGCCAACCAAAACCTGAAAAATAAAGATAATATCTTCTTTGCGATTAGGATTTTCTTTTTTAAAGATTCCACTAATAGCATCCATCATGCGATTAAAGATACCTAGAATTACCATCATGGTTCCACCACTAACGCCTGGAATAACGTTAGCAATACCAACAGCGATTCCGCCAATTATGTTTTTTATCATTGAAACTTCTCCTTTAAATACCTCATCATTATAATAAAATATCACCATTATCACAAGCAGTATTTTATTTCCCTTTTAAAATCAAGTGATAAATTGCTTCTTCACTCTCTAAATCATAATCTCCTAAATGGCTGTTAGGATAATGGTAAATTACTCCATTAGACTCATTTTTCCTTAAACAAGCAATTAATTTTTCTTCCCCATATTGTCCAATAAATTTACAAAATGTTCTAATCCGTAACTTGTGTAAAATACTATCCTGACAAGGAAAATCAGGACATTGGCAACAACTATCATATCCTGACTTTGTGCAGCACTGATAATTTTTACAAAAATCCTTTTCTGGACACCCACCTTTTTTACAACCAACACAGCTTTCATTTTCACTACACAGCCCACAAACAAGACCACAATATCCTAATCCTAATTCATCCTTCATATTTAATCCCTAATCCTTATGATGCTTTCGTAAATATTCAATTTGTTCCATCCGTTTAATCACCTTTGCCTCTGTTCCTTGATTAGTAGGAAAATAATAACGATGATCCTTAATATTATCTGGTAAACACTGCATATTTGTAATTTTATCATCATAATCATGCGCATACTGATAACCTTTACCATAATTTAATTCTTTCATTAATTTAGTTGGCGCATTGCGAATTTGTAAAGGAACGGGATCAGCAATTGTATTCAAAGCGTCATGTTTTGCTCGTTCATATGCATTATATAACGCATTAGATTTAGGTGCCAAGGCCATATAAGTTACACAATGAGCTAAATTAACATTACATTCTGGCATGCCATTATAATGGCATGCTTGATATGTTGCTACTGCAATTTCCAAAGCACGACTATCAGCCATTCCAATATCCTCTGAAGCAAATCGAATCAGCCTCCTTGCTACATATAGAGGATCTTCACCAGCTTCAATCATTCGTGACATCCAATAAATTGAAGCATCAATATCACTATTACGCATTGATTTATGCAAAGCACTAATAATATTATAATGTTCTTCACCTTTTTTATCATATAATAAAGATTTTTGATTGATACATTGTTCAATCGTTTCTTTATCCACTACGATTCGATCATGAGTAATTGCTCCATTTAAGACTGCCATCTCTAAAGTATTTAAAGCAACTCGAGCGTCACCGTTAGAAAAACCAGCAATCATGTATAATAAATCATCATCAATCATAACATTTTGATCTTTAAACCCTTTCGGACTTATCAGCGCATAATGCAATAAACCAAATAAATCATCGGTTGTTAGTGCTTTTAAAACAAAAACTTTACATCTTGATAATAAGGCAGAATTAATCTCAAATGAAGGATTTTCAGTAGTAGCCCCAATTAATATAATACTCCCCTGTTCAACATATGGTAAAAAAGCATCTTGTTGAGCTTTATTAAAGCGATGAATTTCATCTACAAAGACGATTGTTTTTTCGCCTAGATCCTGAACTTCCTGTGCTTGTTTCATAACTGCCCGTATATCTTTAATGCCGCTAGTCACCGCACTAAAATTAATAAACTTAGCTTTTGTTTGATTTGCAATAATGCGTGCTAAAGTTGTTTTCCCAACTCCCGGTGGTCCCCAAAAAACCATTGAGGGAACAACATCACTATTGATTAGCTGGTACAAAATCTTTCCCGGTCCAATTAAGTGCCTCTGTCCTACATATTCAGTCAAAGTTGTTGGTCTTAGGCGATTTGCCAGTGGTTCATTTGACATGTTTTTAAACATTGCTTGCTGCTTCATCATCATCACTTCCA encodes:
- a CDS encoding LysR family transcriptional regulator; translation: MYIKLEQYKIFNEAATTLSFSIAARNLFISQSAVSQTISSIEKELQTQLFIRNSKGVSLTKEGKLLHQQIDKALALITGVENQLSNYHELKDGQLIIGAGDTFSEYFLTNYIVKFKQLYPGVKIKVINRTSLETRELLKSDQIDLGFLNLPIKDDSLVIKECFQVHDIFVSKKPDNHIYTFNQLADQPLILLEKSSNTRNRIDNYFANKGLLLKPTIELGAHNLLLDFARAGLGISCVIKEFSQELLDQGILHEIKTSQPLPKRSIGYAYPKRRTQSVATNKFIELIANDPTLHI
- a CDS encoding competence/damage-inducible protein A, translating into MNVEIINVGTELLLGEIVNTNATYIQKMCKDLGFNVYYQTTVGDNHDRFKECLDVAFKRGANCVITTGGLGPTQDDLTKELSAEYLGLELLYNEEEAKKVEEKCRFVTGWGDIPENNFKQAFFPKDCYILENEVGTANGCVMSKDEKMIVNLPGPPKEMTYVVDHVLKDYLSQFKQDIIYTYDFLTMGIGESRVDEVLADLIDHQEEVSIALYASEETVRVRLGCKASDKETADKKIAPIKTEIEKILKDYIIKEKNLKEALANIMPSYWTIYECDNFTLRDDFNLGHNHTEDTMNLLIDCREHPLGSIIKVTIDYQGRKDVFEIPLLKDPTLSYNKLESKIIERVYKFLTQPGYN
- a CDS encoding DUF6323 family protein; this translates as MRIATIIDKGLLEFKSTIIKDFILAFCDSQFIAKYDYLEMLSQLIEIFYYY
- a CDS encoding DUF368 domain-containing protein, yielding MIKNIIGGIAVGIANVIPGVSGGTMMVILGIFNRMMDAISGIFKKENPNRKEDIIFIFQVLVGAGVGIIGFAKILEVLFEYYPTQTIYWFIGLIAFSIPLFLKGEMKGEKLVIIPFICGLAIIFGLEFLNPGEGKVVVNPDFPALSAGLFVKMIIIGAVSGATMIMPGVSGSMVLLILGEYYLFKSYLANVTSFSLDVIMPLGFMAIGIAVGIVVSAKLCSYFTKTHKAGFLSLILGLIVASSLVLIPFDVSYNLSLVVTSIIAVILGGIIVLGLSKIQ
- a CDS encoding DUF3795 domain-containing protein, with protein sequence MKDELGLGYCGLVCGLCSENESCVGCKKGGCPEKDFCKNYQCCTKSGYDSCCQCPDFPCQDSILHKLRIRTFCKFIGQYGEEKLIACLRKNESNGVIYHYPNSHLGDYDLESEEAIYHLILKGK
- a CDS encoding replication-associated recombination protein A, whose protein sequence is MMKQQAMFKNMSNEPLANRLRPTTLTEYVGQRHLIGPGKILYQLINSDVVPSMVFWGPPGVGKTTLARIIANQTKAKFINFSAVTSGIKDIRAVMKQAQEVQDLGEKTIVFVDEIHRFNKAQQDAFLPYVEQGSIILIGATTENPSFEINSALLSRCKVFVLKALTTDDLFGLLHYALISPKGFKDQNVMIDDDLLYMIAGFSNGDARVALNTLEMAVLNGAITHDRIVVDKETIEQCINQKSLLYDKKGEEHYNIISALHKSMRNSDIDASIYWMSRMIEAGEDPLYVARRLIRFASEDIGMADSRALEIAVATYQACHYNGMPECNVNLAHCVTYMALAPKSNALYNAYERAKHDALNTIADPVPLQIRNAPTKLMKELNYGKGYQYAHDYDDKITNMQCLPDNIKDHRYYFPTNQGTEAKVIKRMEQIEYLRKHHKD